One segment of Candidatus Melainabacteria bacterium DNA contains the following:
- a CDS encoding response regulator, protein MKKQILIVEDDPILRDLTRRQVSKLGFECIVVKTGEEAVDQTAPEIGLIFMDIGLPGIDGVHATMLIRERELSERKQRIPIVALTGHADKQRVMSVGMDDFLQKPAMMADIKTMIEKWLPAESSLDMQHRRG, encoded by the coding sequence ATGAAAAAGCAGATTTTGATAGTTGAAGATGATCCGATACTCCGCGATTTAACGCGGCGGCAAGTCTCCAAGCTTGGTTTCGAGTGCATTGTTGTAAAAACGGGTGAAGAAGCCGTGGATCAAACTGCTCCTGAGATAGGCTTGATTTTTATGGATATTGGTTTGCCTGGTATCGATGGCGTTCATGCCACCATGTTGATTAGAGAGCGAGAACTGAGCGAAAGGAAGCAGCGTATTCCAATCGTTGCACTGACAGGACATGCCGACAAGCAAAGGGTCATGTCAGTCGGTATGGATGATTTTCTACAGAAGCCTGCCATGATGGCGGATATAAAGACGATGATCGAGAAATGGTTGCCGGCTGAATCCAGTCTGGATATGCAGCATCGCCGGGG